Proteins encoded within one genomic window of Apus apus mitochondrion, complete genome:
- the ATP8 gene encoding ATP synthase F0 subunit 8: MPQLNPNPWFFIMLLSWLTFTLIIQPKLLSFPPTNPPSNKTTAHTKTTPWTWPWT; encoded by the coding sequence ATGCCACAACTCAACCCTAACCCATGATTCTTCATTATACTACTATCATGACTTACCTTCACACTAATCATTCAACCTAAACTCCTATCATTCCCCCCCACTAACCCCCCTTCAAACAAAACCACAGCCCACACCAAAACCACCCCCTGAACCTGACCATGAACCTAA
- the ATP6 gene encoding ATP synthase F0 subunit 6 → MNLSFFDQFMSPHLLGIPLILLSTLFPALLLPTPGNRWITNRLSTLQSWSLHLIAKQLMTPLNKNGHKWALILTSLMTLLLMINLLGLLPYTFTPTTQLSMNMALAFPLWLATLLTGLRNQPSASLGHLLPEGTPTPLIPALIMIDTTSLLIRPLALGVRLTANLTAGDLLIQLISMATTALLSIMPAISILTTLILLLLTILEVAVAMIQAYVFVLLLSLYLQENI, encoded by the coding sequence ATGAACCTAAGCTTCTTCGATCAATTCATAAGCCCTCATCTACTAGGAATCCCACTAATCCTCCTCTCTACATTATTCCCAGCCCTCCTCCTCCCCACACCAGGAAACCGATGAATTACTAACCGACTTTCCACCTTACAATCATGATCCCTTCACCTAATTGCAAAACAACTTATAACTCCACTAAACAAAAACGGCCATAAATGAGCCCTTATCCTAACATCACTAATGACACTCCTCCTCATAATTAACCTCCTAGGCTTACTACCTTACACATTCACCCCAACTACCCAACTATCTATAAACATAGCCCTCGCCTTCCCACTCTGACTCGCTACCCTCCTGACAGGCCTACGAAACCAACCCTCTGCTTCCCTAGGACACCTTCTCCCCGAAGGGACGCCAACCCCACTTATCCCAGCCCTAATCATGATCGATACCACTAGCCTCTTAATTCGACCACTAGCATTAGGGGTCCGCCTCACAGCAAATCTCACAGCAGGCGACCTATTAATCCAACTCATCTCTATAGCCACCACCGCCCTACTCTCAATCATACCAGCCATCTCAATCCTAACTACACTAATCCTACTCCTACTAACAATCCTAGAAGTAGCTGTAGCTATAATCCAAGCCTACGTCTTCGTCCTCCTTCTAAGCCTCTACTTACAAGAAAACATCTAA